One Zymoseptoria tritici IPO323 chromosome 3, whole genome shotgun sequence genomic region harbors:
- the MgSUC1 gene encoding putative beta-Fructufuranosidase (Beta-Fructofuranosidase (Invertase) (Glycosyl Hydrolase Family 32)), with protein sequence MSKFSRWRPSYHLLAKDGWMNDPCAPGYDPDTGLYHVSFQWNPNGPDWGDISWGSATSPDLISWTLAERPSLSPDMPYDNKGIFTGCFINGRDGSLTYAYTSVSDLPIHHTLPHVIGSESLSLAKSFDHGKTWEKIAANPILPSEPIDIEVTGWRDPFVAPWPRMSRLLGLDSHNTLFGIISGGIRDATPTTFIYAIDANDLTKWDYIGPLTRFGLNYRPSRWSGDLGKNWEVSNFMTLKDEEDPSVERDFIVMGTEGCLSDATAPSEAAVGPSRPARGQLWMSGSLQKSSDDQIPGPVDMTYDYGGHLDHGCLYAANSFFDPRSDKHIVWGWLTEEDLCDELRHAQGWSGILSMPRELRIQTMRHVIAASTSALSSITSIELEADAHGSHTVRTLASQPYQPLIEKLRQENGVRKSSLKRTRLVNGDHSVHFSSAQVQSTAWELDCMFQVSRGTSKVGVSIAHTEDFSRSTTLTFDQSSETFIIDRPAFPVQNSSELINSASENAPHTLFASQDPASQEKSTEPLHIRVWRDSSALEVFVNGRTAISTRIYAGDETFGMRFFGGLDEEIDGDGEVTELLSATIWDGIGVN encoded by the exons ATGAGTAAATTTTCCAGATGGCGACCCTCCTACCATTTGTTAGCGAAGGATGGCTGGATGAACGACCCTTGTGCGCCTGGCTACGATCCTGACACTGGCCTTTACCATGTCTCGTTCCAGTGGAATCCAAACGGACCAGACTGGGGCGACATCTCTTGGGGTTCGGCAACTTCGCCCGACCTGATCTCTTGGACGTTGGCAGAGAGGCCCTCGCTTTCGCCAGATATGCCCTATGACAACAAGGGTATCTTCACTGGTTGCTTCATCAATGGGCGGGATGGATCGCTGACTTATGCGTACACCTCTGTCAGCGATCTTCCAATCCACCACACACTCCCACATGTCATCGGCAGTGAGTCGTTAAGTCTGGCGAAGTCCTTCGACCATGGCAAGACCTGGGAAAAAATTGCAGCGAATCCGATCCTACCTTCAGAGCCGATCGATATTGAGGTGACGGGCTGGCGAGATCCTTTCGTCGCTCCGTGGCCGAGAATGAGCCGACTCTTGGGTCTTGATTCGCACAATACGCTTTTCGGTATCATCTCTGGAGGCATCCGCGATGCCACCCCAACGACATTCATCTATGCCATTGATGCGAACGATCTGACCAAGTGGGACTACATCGGTCCTTTGACGAGATTTGGTCTCAATTATCGTCCCTCAAGATGGAGCGGCGATCTTGGCAAGAATTGGGAGGTCAGCAACTTCATGACCCtgaaggacgaagaagacccTTCCGTGGAGAGAGACTTCATCGTCATGGGTACGGAAGGTTGTCTGTCGGATGCGACAGCTCCTTCAGAAGCGGCAGTGGGTCCGTCACGCCCAGCTCGAGGACAGCTCTGGATGTCTGGTTCCTTGCAGAAGTCAAGCGACGACCAGATTCCCGGTCCCGTGGATATGACGTATGATTATGGCGGCCACCTTGATCATGGCTGCTTGTATGCCGCAAACTCCTTCTTCGACCCTCGATCCGACAAGCATATCGTTTGGGGGTGGCTGACGGAAGAGGACCTGTGCGACGAGCTGCGGCATGCGCAGGGTTGGAGCGGAATCCTCTCGATGCCTCGCGAGCTGCGAATCCAGACAATGCGCCATGTCATCGCCGCGTCGACATCGGCGTTGTCGTCTATCACTTCCATCGAGCTGGAGGCAGACGCACATGGCTCTCACACGGTCCGGACACTGGCAAGCCAGCCGTATCAGCCCCTGATAGAGAAGCTTCGACAAGAAAATGGCGTCCGCAAGTCGTCGTTGAAGCGAACAAGATTGGTGAATGGTGATCACAGCGTCCATTTCTCGTCCGCGCAAGTGCAGAGTACCGCATGGGAGCTAGACTGCATGTTCCAGGTGTCCAGAGGGACGAGCAAAGTAGGCGTGAGCATAGCCCACACTGAAG ACTTCTCAAGATCCACGACTCTCACGTTTGATCAGTCGTCCGAGACCTTCATCATTGACCGACCAGCGTTTCCAGTGCAGAACTCATCTGAGCTGATCAATTCTGCATCAGAAAATGCACCGCACACTCTCTTCGCTTCGCAAGATCCAGCATCCCAGGAGAAGAGCACGGAGCCTTTGCATATCCGCGTATGGCGGGATTCATCCGCCTTGGAGGTATTTGTGAACGGACGCACCGCCATCTCGACTCGCATCTACGCCGGCGATGAGACTTTTGGCATGCGATTCTTTGGTGGACTCGATGAAGAGATTGATGGAGATGGTGAAGTGACGGAGTTGCTCAGTGCCACGATTTGGGACGGAATTGGTGTTAATTAG
- the MgAMY6 gene encoding putative alpha-amylase, producing the protein MAKSTIEKAWWKEAVVYQIYPSSYLDSNRDGLGDIPGIISKIPYIKSLGVDTIWLSPIYASPQKDMGYDVSDYRSIHAPYGTVEDVQNLIDQLHAQNMRLLMDLVVNHTSDEHAWFKESRSSKTSSKRDWYFWRDPKLDKDGNRKEPNNWKSIFGGSAWHFDDTTGQYYLALFLPSQPDLNWDNEDMREATYDDMRFWLDRGVDGFRIDSMNLSSKHPDLPDGKVVNDEPYQSGAEFFASGPKMHDHMREMREKVFDKYDIMTVGELGFTKDEQTVSQYVAKDRHELNMLFTGDIVDMDFGPNGKYERSDFHPSKIREITNLWQSCMPTFQGWNTVYLDNHDSGRSLSRYGSDAPEHRATAAKMLATYLLTLSGTPFMLAGQEIGTANLGKDYSADAYIDVEGKNYYNEVLKARGGDESKMGDVMRELQLKARDHGRLPMQWSAALNAGFTSPSATPWMTINKDHKEWNVESQINNPHSVLSFWKQLLALRKQYTDLLVYGSYTSLPESETGDMVLGYERTSHEDGRKAVVLLSFSEKEEVISVDKYQDFEVLVSNGCSEAVDGKVTIRPYGSVVLLG; encoded by the exons ATGGCCAAATCCACTATCGAGAAGGCGTGGTGGAAGGAGGCTGTTGTCTATCAAATATACCCCTCAAGTTACCTCGACAGCAATCGAGATGGCCTTGGTGACATTCCCGGAATCATCTCCAAGATTCCGTACATCAAGTCACTCGGAGTCGACACGATCTGGCTATCACCCATCTACGCCTCGCCTCAGAAGGATATGGGCTACGACGTGAGCGACTACCGTTCCATCCATGCGCCGTATGGCACAGTCGAGGATGTTCAAAACCTCATCGACCAGCTTCATGCTCAAAATATGCGTTTGCTCATGGACCTCGTCGTCAACCACACGAGCGACGAGCATGCGTGGTTCAAAGAGTCTCGTTCGTCAAAGACAAGTTCCAAACGAGATTGGTATTTCTGGCGAGATCCAAAACTCGACAAAGATGGCAACCGTAAAGAACCAAACAACTGGAAGTCGATCTTCGGTGGAAGTGCATGGCATTTCGATGACACAACTGGCCAATACTACCTGGCTCTCTTCCTGCCAAGCCAGCCGGATCTGAACTGGGATAATGAGGACATGAGAGAGGCGACGTACGACGACATGCGATTTTGGTTGGACCGTGGCGTTGATGGATTCC GCATTGATAGCATGAATCTGTCCAGCAAACACCCCGACTTGCCTGACGGCAAGGTCGTCAACGATGAGCCATATCAATCAGGGGCAGAGTTCTTCGCATCAGGTCCCAAGATGCACGACCATATGCGCGAGATGCGGGAAAAGGTCTTTGACAAGTACGACATCATGACAGTTGGCGAGCTTGGCTTCACGAAAGATGAGCAAACTGTCAGCCAATACGTTGCAAAGGACAGACATGAACTCAACATGCTGTTCACTGGCGATATTGTCGACATGGACTTCGGACCGAATGGCAAATACGAAAGAAGCGACTTCCATCCGAGCAAGATTCGCGAGATCACAAACCTCTGGCAGTCCTGTATGCCAACGTTCCAAGGTTGGAATACCGTCTACCTTGACAACCACGACAGTGGCAGGTCACTAAGCAGGTACGGATCCGATGCTCCAGAACATCGCGCGACCGCCGCTAAGATGCTGGCCACATACCTACTGACGCTCAGCGGAACGCCATTCATGCTTGCTGGACAAGAGATTGGAACCGCCAACCTTGGAAAGGACTACAGTGCAGATGCGTACATTGACGTGGAAGGGAAAAACTACTACAACGAAGTTCTGAAAGCTCGAGGCGGAGACGAGTCCAAGATGGGCGATGTGATGCGAGAACTCCAACTGAAGGCTCGAGATCATGGACGTCTACCGATGCAGTGGAGTGCCGCTCTGAACGCTGGATTCACGTCACCTTCCGCCACGCCTTGGATGACAATCAACAAAGACCACAAGGAGTGGAATGTAGAAAGTCAGATCAACAATCCTCATAGTGTGCTCTCATTCTGGAAGCAGTTGCTCGCACTCCGAAAGCAGTACACGGACCTCTTGGTGTATGGTTCATACACTTCCCTTCCTGAGTCAGAGACCGGCGACATGGTGCTTGGCTACGAGCGAACGTCACACGAAGACGGTCGCAAGGCCGTAGTGCTACTCAGCTTCAGCGAGAAAGAGGAGGTGATATCCGTGGACAAATATCAGGACTTCGAGGTCTTGGTGTCGAATGGGTGTTCTGAAGCAGTGGATGGCAAGGTCACGATTCGACCGTATGGCTCAGTTGTCTTGCTCGGCTGA